The genomic stretch TTCACTTGATCAGTGCTGAAAAGGTAAAGCTTAACTATCAGGCGCTTGATAGACCTTCAGAAATGCTTCAAGTTGGAGATTTGATTAGTGTTAGAGGATTTGGTCGGTTTTCTATCTTAAGTGAGAATGGGCTTACGAAGAATGGAAAATACAAATTGACCGTAGATAAGATGATACATAAATAAGGAGAAATCAATGGCACTTACAGCACTTGATATTAAAGATAAAACATTTAAATTAAAATTTCGTGGATACGACGAAGAAGAAGTTAATGAATTTCTTGATATCGTTGTAGATGACTACGAAGACTTGGTTCGTCGCAATCATGAACAAGAAAACAGAATCAAAGATTTGGAAGACAAACTTGCTTACTTCGATGAGATGAAAGAATCTTTGAGCCAATCTGTTATTCTTGCTCAAGAAACTGCTGAAAAAGTTAAAACATCAGCTAATGATGAAGCTGCTAACCTTGTTAGCAAAGCTAACTACGATGCACAACATTTGATTGATGAAGCAAAATCTAAAGCAAACCAAATCTTGCGCGATGCAACAGATGAAGCTAAGCGTGTTGCGGTTGAAACAGAAGATTTGAAACGTCAAACACGTGTCTTCCACCAACGTTTGGTTGCTGCTATCGAAGGTCAACTTGGTTTGACAAATTCACCAGAATGGACAGAATTGTTGCAACCAACAGCTGTTTACCTTCAAAATTCAGATGCAGCTTTCCGTGAAGTTGTTGAAAAAGTTTTGGAAGAAGAAATGCCTGAAGCTGATGATGAATTGTCAATGGATGCTACACGTCAATTCACTCCAGAAGAAATGGAAGAATTGCAACGTCGTGTAGAAGCAGGAAACAAACACCTTGAAGAAACACAAAAACTTCCTGTTATTGACGATGCTGATGACATCAATCTTAACGAAACACAAACATTTAAATTAAATATTGAAGAATAAGAAAAACGCGATTGATATGCTATATTAACAGCGAGTGGACGATGGTGCGAGGTCTGCAATCACTGGGATATCAGTTATCCTTTTCTAAGATTTTATCTGAATGAAGTAAGATAAAAGGGAGAAACTCACCTTACGGGTTAAAGAGGGAAATTTAGATTTCTACCTTATTTTTCAGTGTAGCTAAATTTCTAAACTAAGGTGGTACCACGAGCTTTCGTCCTTACTGAGACGAAGGCTCGTTTTGTTTTACCACTAAAAAATGTCATTTTTCTGTCAATGAGTCAATCATGGGCAGTTGAATATTATTTATTATAAGGAGTAGTCATGAAATTAAAAGAAACGCTTAATCTTGGAAAAACTGCTTTTCCAATGCGTGCTGGACTCCCAAACAAAGAGCCTAAATGGCAAAAAGAATGGGAAGAAGCAGACATCTATGCTAAACGTCAACAATTAAACGAAGGCAAACCTTCATTCAACCTCCACGATGGACCTCCATATGCCAATGGTAATATCCACGTTGGTCACGCCATGAACAAAATTTCTAAAGACATTATTGTGCGTTCAAAATCAATGTCTGGTTTCCGTGCTCCTTATGTTCCTGGTTGGGATACACATGGACTTCCAATTGAACAAGTATTGGCTAAAAAAGGTGTAAAACGTAAAGAAATTCCTTTGACTGAATACCTTGAAATGTGTCGTGAATACGCTCTTAGCCAAGTAGACAAACAACGTGAAGACTTCAAACGTCTTGGTGTGTCTGCAGATTGGGAAAATCCTTATGTAACACTTATCCCTGCATACGAAGCTGCACAAATCCGTGTCTTTGGTGCAATGGCAGATAAAGGTTATATCTACCGTGGTGCTAAACCAGTTTACTGGTCATGGTCATCAGAATCAGCTCTTGCCGAAGCTGAAATTGAATATCACGATATTGACTCAACATCTCTTTACTATGCTAATAAAGTTAAAGATGGTAAAGGTGTGCTTGATACTGATACTTACATCGTTGTTTGGACAACAACTCCATTTACAGTAACTGCTTCACGTGGTTTGACTGTTGGTCCTGATATGGATTATGTGGTTGTTAAACCTGCTAACGATGATCGTAAATTTGTTGTTGCGGAAGCTCTTCTTGATGGCCTTGCTGAAAAATTCGGTTGGGAATCATTTGAAGTTCTTGCAAAACACAAAGGTACTGAACTTGAATACATCGTTACTGAACACCCATGGGATACAGAAGTAGACGAACTTGTTATCTTGGGTGACCACGTTACACTTGATTCTGGTACTGGTGTTGTCCACACTGCCCCAGGTTTTGGTGAAGATGACTACAATGTAGGTATCAAATACAATCTTGAAGTTGCTGTTACAGTTGACGAACGCGGTATCATGATGGAAAATGCTGGTCCTGAATTCCAAGGTCAATTCTATGATAAAGTTGTTCCAACTGTAAAAGAAAAACTTGGTGATCTTTTGCTTGCTAGCGAAGTTATCACTCACTCATACCCATTTGACTGGCGTACTAAAAAACCAATCATCTGGCGTGCTGTTCCACAATGGTTCGCCTCTGTTTCTAAATTCCGTCAAGACATCCTTGATGAAATTGATCGTACAACATTCTATCCAGAATGGGGTCGCACTCGTCTTTACAACATGATTCGTGACCGTGGTGACTGGGTAATCTCACGTCAACGTGCTTGGGGTGTTCCACTTCCAATCTTCTATGCTGAAGATGGTACAGCAATCATGACTAAAGAAGTGACTGACCACGTGGCTGACTTGTTCGAAGAATTCGGTTCAATCGTATGGTGGGAACGTGATGCCAAAGACCTT from Streptococcus ruminicola encodes the following:
- a CDS encoding DivIVA domain-containing protein — its product is MALTALDIKDKTFKLKFRGYDEEEVNEFLDIVVDDYEDLVRRNHEQENRIKDLEDKLAYFDEMKESLSQSVILAQETAEKVKTSANDEAANLVSKANYDAQHLIDEAKSKANQILRDATDEAKRVAVETEDLKRQTRVFHQRLVAAIEGQLGLTNSPEWTELLQPTAVYLQNSDAAFREVVEKVLEEEMPEADDELSMDATRQFTPEEMEELQRRVEAGNKHLEETQKLPVIDDADDINLNETQTFKLNIEE
- the ileS gene encoding isoleucine--tRNA ligase — protein: MKLKETLNLGKTAFPMRAGLPNKEPKWQKEWEEADIYAKRQQLNEGKPSFNLHDGPPYANGNIHVGHAMNKISKDIIVRSKSMSGFRAPYVPGWDTHGLPIEQVLAKKGVKRKEIPLTEYLEMCREYALSQVDKQREDFKRLGVSADWENPYVTLIPAYEAAQIRVFGAMADKGYIYRGAKPVYWSWSSESALAEAEIEYHDIDSTSLYYANKVKDGKGVLDTDTYIVVWTTTPFTVTASRGLTVGPDMDYVVVKPANDDRKFVVAEALLDGLAEKFGWESFEVLAKHKGTELEYIVTEHPWDTEVDELVILGDHVTLDSGTGVVHTAPGFGEDDYNVGIKYNLEVAVTVDERGIMMENAGPEFQGQFYDKVVPTVKEKLGDLLLASEVITHSYPFDWRTKKPIIWRAVPQWFASVSKFRQDILDEIDRTTFYPEWGRTRLYNMIRDRGDWVISRQRAWGVPLPIFYAEDGTAIMTKEVTDHVADLFEEFGSIVWWERDAKDLLPEGFTHPGSPNGEFTKETDIMDVWFDSGSSWNGVMNAREGLEYPADLYLEGSDQYRGWFNSSLITSVAVNGHAPYKAVLSQGFVLDGKGEKMSKSKGNIISPNDVAKQYGAEILRLWVASVDTDADVRVSMEILGQVSETYRKIRNTLRFLIANTTDFNPNKDAVAYEDLRSVDKYMTVKFNQLVATIRKAYEDYDFMTIYKAVVNFITVDLSAFYLDFAKDVVYIEAADNIARRQMQTVFYDILVKITKLLTPILPHTAEEIWSYLEFEPEEFVQLSELPDAEVFEGQENILEEWDAFMTLRNQAQKALEEARNAKVIGKSLEAHLTIYAGEEVKTLLAALDSDIAQLLIVSQLTVTDEAAPADAVAFDGVAFTVAHAEGEVCDRCRRVDPTAKERSYGVTICDHCAEIVEANFPEAVAEGFEVKAK